The genomic segment tttatttttattatttattcatacgACTGTGGCctgtaaaatttttatacaaatatataacgAACAagtgtaatattttttttaaatatttctattCGTAATTTTTTGTACCAATTGTTATGAGATAAAAAGaggaaggaaaaaaaaaaaaaaaaaaaaaaaacatatatatatatataagcaaatgtaataaattaaattattatagaaAATATGCAATATTTGcaatatattcaaaaatatgaacattttcaaaatatatatatatatatattataaatattacatatatatgtttatgtttatatgtgtaAGTCTGgcaaaatatatgtaattgacattgaacaataaaaatataatatatatatatatatttatatatatatctttattttatgaatatttttatttaaaaaacgAAATTAtagagaataaaaaaaatatgtatgattTGTAagcaatattttattatttgacaTAGTATATAATATCGAATActagatataatatatatatatatatatatatattacatttttgatatttttttttttttttttttttttttttttttgaattgcGAGAAGGCGTGTATAAAAtgatttataaaagaaaatgcccagaaaaaattcaaaaacaATGACAAATAAATGCGCAAATAGTAACTCTAACGATTTTATTGAAGATAAGGTTCTTGATGATAAAAAGAGAAAGAAGAGTACTGAGAGCTCAACCGTTGACGAAAAGGgggatataataaaaagaagaagtaAAAGTAAAAGTTTAGATGATAGTAATGGAGGTATAGAAAATATGGATAAAGTAAAAgtttctaataataatagaaagaaaaaaagcgAAACTAtgattaataatgataataataatgataatgatgatattaaGAGTATGAACCATATGAACAGTATGACCCATACGAACAGTACTAACCATACTAATAATATGGACAATATGGACAATATGGACAATGTGAACAATATGGACGAtgtgaacaatatgaacaatgtgaacaatatgaagaataatataaacgatGAAGTATATAAATTAGGTAGTTTTGAATATGAAGAAGAATgtaaaaagagaaatataagaaattcAGAATGTAAAAGGAGGAGGAATTTAAAagatatgaaatattttaaagacATAAAACCATTAAAAGATTttgtaaatttaaaaaatagcaacaataataataatacgaaTCAACATAATAGTGGTATCTTTTCTAATTTCACCAGATTTTatggttataataataaaaacagtTTTAATTCTAATCGATCTAAACAAAGTACATGTAGTAATAgtaatttacaaaataatatgaacctAGTAAATTCTGAAAGTTTTGAATCAAAATTACAAACATTTAAAGTACGATCACAATGgacatttatattaatcttattatattttataatattagcAGCTGGGCATTTTTATTGTTCCATATTAGTATTAATATTAGTAACAACATTATATAAGGAGattatatcattaaaaagtatagaaaataaggataaaaaattaccagaaatattttatattagatGGTATTGGTTTTTTTTAACTATTATGACATTAGGTATACCGTGGGTTATACCAAAATTAAAACATCAAATacctttatataaatttctaTTAACATATCAttctataaatatgtttatattagcATTTGTTGGATTTGTAtggtttatattatcattaagaAAATTCTCATTAAAATACCAGTTCTCACAAATaggtataatattattatcctcCTTATTTATTGTAACACAATCCTTAATGCATATTGCAAATATTTATTCTGGTATGATATGGTTTATCGTACCAGTATCATCAGTTGTTATAAATGACATTTTTGCTTATGTATTTGGTATTTTATTTGGTAAGACCAGATTAATTCAATTATCCCCCAAAAAAACTGTAGAAGGCTATGTAGGTTCctctattattactatagtATGGGGTATTTTAATAACATACTTTTTACaaagatataaattttttatctgtccacaaaaatatataacattccAACCATTTGTATCTTGGAATTATATTGATTGTGATATTAATCCTATATTCCAACAAAAAGTTTATGAAGTACCGAAACAAATCTCTCAAATCTTATCcatcaaaaatatttattatagtaAAATGATTTTTCATGGACTCATGCTAAGCCTCTTTGCTGCATTCTTAGCACCCTTCGGGGGCTTTTTTGCATCCGGTTTTAAAAGAGCACTCAAAATTAAAGATTTTGGAAAATCCATACCAGGTCATGGAGGTGTTACAGATAGATTTGATTGTCAAATTTTTATTGGAatgtttacatatatttatatgaaaactTTTGTTAAAATCAAAGGAGgtatttattcatatgatcTAATTATTGAATCTATACAAAAATTAGATCATAAGGAAATAATCAGGTTATTTAATCAACTCAAAAATATCGTAgacaaaaaaagaagaaaacaaTGCAcagataataatacaaatgatatACACACACGAAAGGACAAAAGGTCAAATATAGATAAACCTTGTACggacaaaaataaaattccaaacaaatgaatatgaaaaaaaaaaaaaaaaaaaaaaaaaaaaaaaacatgaacatatataaatatatatatataaatatatattaatatatatgttatatctATTTGtgtgtttattatatatatatatatatacaatatcaATTCGTTTATATAATTAGATAATATTGCTgttcattaatatttaacatactgacatattatatacatatgtatatatatatatatatatatatatatatatatatatatatatatattgattatgtattttatgaCAGTAAgagaaaggaaaaaaaagaaaaaaaatacacatatatatataaatatatatataaatatatatataaatatatatatatatatttatttatttatttatttatatatatattatgtaggTATATATGTGCATCACAATCATAAACttc from the Plasmodium falciparum 3D7 genome assembly, chromosome: 14 genome contains:
- a CDS encoding cytidine diphosphate-diacylglycerol synthase yields the protein MPRKNSKTMTNKCANSNSNDFIEDKVLDDKKRKKSTESSTVDEKGDIIKRRSKSKSLDDSNGGIENMDKVKVSNNNRKKKSETMINNDNNNDNDDIKSMNHMNSMTHTNSTNHTNNMDNMDNMDNVNNMDDVNNMNNVNNMKNNINDEVYKLGSFEYEEECKKRNIRNSECKRRRNLKDMKYFKDIKPLKDFVNLKNSNNNNNTNQHNSGIFSNFTRFYGYNNKNSFNSNRSKQSTCSNSNLQNNMNLVNSESFESKLQTFKVRSQWTFILILLYFIILAAGHFYCSILVLILVTTLYKEIISLKSIENKDKKLPEIFYIRWYWFFLTIMTLGIPWVIPKLKHQIPLYKFLLTYHSINMFILAFVGFVWFILSLRKFSLKYQFSQIGIILLSSLFIVTQSLMHIANIYSGMIWFIVPVSSVVINDIFAYVFGILFGKTRLIQLSPKKTVEGYVGSSIITIVWGILITYFLQRYKFFICPQKYITFQPFVSWNYIDCDINPIFQQKVYEVPKQISQILSIKNIYYSKMIFHGLMLSLFAAFLAPFGGFFASGFKRALKIKDFGKSIPGHGGVTDRFDCQIFIGMFTYIYMKTFVKIKGGIYSYDLIIESIQKLDHKEIIRLFNQLKNIVDKKRRKQCTDNNTNDIHTRKDKRSNIDKPCTDKNKIPNK